The following are encoded in a window of Streptomyces sp. SAT1 genomic DNA:
- a CDS encoding phosphatase PAP2 family protein: MTSRTEGAAAAPARPARPALVRELLLVAGLFLVYKLGRRLAADHTGEAFRNADHVWHLERALHLPGEGAVQSLLLHGDTLVRVANTYYATVHFPATVGLLVWLYLRRPAHYVWTRRVLAALTAAALALHLAFPLAPPRMLAATGLIDTAHVYGPSVYGPPRTDHLSNQFAAMPSLHFGWALMVALALVAATRSRLRWLWLLHPLLTLLVIVGTANHYWLDAIVATALLALALVALPRPSGRTLVVARGPGRPVPAEDGTLVGAVR; the protein is encoded by the coding sequence ATGACATCCCGAACCGAGGGCGCCGCCGCGGCACCCGCGCGGCCCGCGCGGCCCGCGCTCGTGCGCGAGCTGCTGCTCGTCGCGGGGCTGTTCCTCGTCTACAAGCTCGGCCGCCGACTGGCCGCCGACCACACCGGCGAGGCCTTCCGCAACGCGGACCACGTGTGGCACCTGGAACGTGCGCTGCACCTGCCCGGCGAGGGCGCCGTCCAGTCGCTGCTGCTGCACGGCGACACCCTGGTGCGCGTGGCGAACACCTACTACGCGACCGTGCACTTCCCGGCCACCGTCGGGCTGCTGGTCTGGCTCTATCTGCGCCGCCCGGCGCACTACGTCTGGACCCGCCGCGTCCTCGCCGCGCTGACCGCCGCCGCCCTGGCGCTGCACCTGGCGTTCCCGCTCGCCCCGCCGCGCATGCTCGCCGCCACCGGCCTGATCGACACCGCGCACGTGTACGGGCCCTCGGTGTACGGGCCGCCCAGGACGGACCATCTGTCGAACCAGTTCGCGGCCATGCCCTCGCTGCACTTCGGCTGGGCGCTGATGGTGGCCCTCGCCCTGGTCGCCGCCACCCGGTCCCGCCTGCGCTGGCTGTGGCTGCTGCACCCGCTGCTGACCCTGCTGGTGATCGTGGGCACCGCCAACCACTACTGGCTCGACGCGATCGTCGCCACGGCGCTGCTCGCCCTGGCCCTCGTCGCCCTGCCGCGGCCGAGCGGCCGGACGCTCGTCGTGGCACGCGGCCCCGGACGGCCCGTACCGGCCGAGGACGGCACGCTCGTGGGGGCCGTCCGATGA
- a CDS encoding TetR/AcrR family transcriptional regulator: MTSQAADGPDTVVASRRSKITPEREQEFFDAVLEQVRECGYDAVTMEGVAATTRCSKSTLYRQWKNKPRFVVAALRANRRSRFGGIDTGSLAEDLRRAARAAGEWSGKDTRLLQALGHAIMQDPELKQALREAVVEPEIAALREILRRGVERGEVARDNPALAYVPAQMFGVVRIRPVIDGTYADPDYLVRFVEAAVLPALGLEP; the protein is encoded by the coding sequence ATGACGTCGCAGGCCGCGGACGGACCGGACACGGTTGTCGCCTCGCGCCGCTCCAAGATCACGCCCGAGCGTGAGCAGGAGTTCTTCGACGCCGTCCTCGAACAGGTCCGCGAGTGCGGGTACGACGCCGTGACCATGGAGGGCGTCGCCGCCACCACCCGGTGCAGCAAGTCCACGCTCTACCGGCAGTGGAAGAACAAGCCGCGGTTCGTGGTGGCCGCCCTGCGCGCCAACCGGCGCAGCCGCTTCGGCGGGATCGACACCGGCTCGCTGGCCGAGGACCTGCGCCGGGCCGCGCGGGCGGCGGGGGAGTGGTCGGGCAAGGACACCCGGTTGCTCCAGGCGCTCGGGCACGCCATCATGCAGGACCCGGAGCTGAAGCAGGCGCTGCGCGAGGCCGTCGTGGAGCCGGAGATCGCCGCGCTGCGGGAGATCCTGCGCCGCGGCGTCGAACGCGGCGAGGTGGCCCGGGACAACCCGGCGCTGGCCTATGTGCCCGCGCAGATGTTCGGCGTCGTACGCATCCGGCCCGTCATCGACGGGACCTACGCCGACCCGGACTACCTCGTCCGGTTCGTCGAGGCCGCCGTGCTGCCCGCACTCGGCCTCGAACCCTGA
- a CDS encoding DUF2510 domain-containing protein produces MTQVTPPGWYPDPGQTNDGPATERWWDGKAWTDRVRPAGPAAAWGPPAHPAAGPVPPEQPARPPSSEPGDDAGGPPYTGQPGQPGPQGPPQGLYGQPGDPGAPVQPGYPVHPGYPGYPAQPPARSRRGLRTGIAVAVTAAVLASIGVGVYALSKDDGGGSRAGSQQGPGGQRGPGDREGSGGRGGPFGDGPGGSGGSDGSGGLGGSGGSGGPGGSGGSGGSGDPDGSGGGAEAPKIRSGSVADPVNGISLPVPDGWYGQQIGVGAQLTSDSGYKCPGDTSKSCTKGGAYSVPAAALRTAGSTPEEVAKADIEANVKESYGGTTYGAVTSHQVLASKAVTVAGQKGYLVRWKAVTSKGADGIVESLVFPSPARPGQLVVVRFGVDADQPQSLLDDITKGIKVSSGGGSGQSA; encoded by the coding sequence ATGACGCAGGTGACTCCTCCCGGGTGGTACCCCGACCCGGGCCAGACGAATGACGGTCCCGCCACCGAGCGCTGGTGGGACGGCAAGGCGTGGACGGACCGGGTCCGCCCGGCCGGTCCGGCCGCCGCGTGGGGTCCGCCGGCGCACCCGGCCGCCGGTCCGGTGCCCCCGGAGCAGCCGGCGCGGCCGCCGTCCTCGGAGCCCGGGGACGACGCGGGCGGGCCGCCGTACACCGGACAGCCGGGGCAGCCCGGCCCGCAGGGACCGCCGCAGGGACTGTACGGACAGCCGGGGGATCCTGGGGCTCCGGTGCAGCCCGGGTATCCGGTGCATCCGGGATACCCCGGCTATCCGGCGCAGCCGCCGGCCCGTTCGCGGCGCGGGCTGCGGACCGGGATAGCCGTCGCGGTGACCGCCGCGGTGCTGGCGAGCATCGGGGTCGGCGTGTACGCGCTGAGCAAGGACGACGGCGGCGGCAGCCGCGCCGGGTCCCAGCAGGGTCCCGGCGGGCAGCGCGGTCCCGGGGACCGGGAGGGTTCCGGCGGCCGGGGCGGCCCGTTCGGCGACGGTCCCGGCGGCTCGGGCGGGTCGGACGGCTCCGGGGGCCTCGGCGGCTCGGGCGGGTCCGGCGGGCCGGGCGGCTCGGGCGGTTCCGGTGGGTCCGGTGACCCGGACGGGTCCGGGGGCGGTGCCGAGGCGCCGAAGATCCGCAGCGGTTCGGTCGCCGACCCGGTCAACGGCATCAGCCTGCCCGTCCCGGACGGCTGGTACGGCCAGCAGATCGGCGTGGGCGCCCAGCTCACCTCCGACAGCGGCTACAAGTGCCCCGGTGACACCTCGAAGTCCTGCACCAAGGGCGGCGCCTACTCGGTGCCCGCCGCGGCGCTGCGCACCGCGGGCAGTACGCCCGAGGAGGTCGCCAAGGCCGACATCGAGGCCAATGTGAAGGAGTCGTACGGCGGGACGACCTACGGCGCGGTGACCTCGCACCAGGTGCTCGCCTCGAAGGCGGTGACCGTGGCCGGCCAGAAGGGCTATCTGGTGCGCTGGAAGGCGGTCACGAGCAAGGGCGCGGACGGGATCGTCGAGTCCCTGGTCTTCCCGTCCCCGGCGCGGCCCGGCCAGCTGGTCGTGGTGCGCTTCGGGGTGGACGCCGACCAGCCGCAGTCGCTGCTGGACGACATCACCAAGGGGATCAAGGTGTCCTCGGGCGGCGGCAGCGGCCAGAGCGCCTGA
- a CDS encoding ATP-binding protein, producing MTEVRPGPAASASLWERDEEVTAILRAVEALCSDRASHGELLVLQGEAGLGKTTLLARTRRIAEARGCTVWSARGGEILRSVPFNVVRQLLQPALLSLMPEEAREYLGEWYGIAGPALGIAEPGGGQADPRSVCEGLVAAVSRLAGRDWPLVLMIDDVHWADEESLRWLAAFAGRLTELSVLLVVTRRPGEVSGDSAQLLETVAAAAGVRTLSCLSPEATAALTRTTLGDHADGPFCREVWAVTDGNPYDTVELLAKVRDSEMDPVEAHAGELRDLNRSARGGGLVARLEELGIDATRFAWAAAILGTDISVQLVARLATMNRDDAARCAELLREARILTEPDPATAGADEGDLEFVHPLIATAVYSSIPDALRTAMHGIAAQVVTDSGLGAAAASRHLLQVHPDDDEELVEQLRQAAREHLAVGAPEAARRCLERALLEPPTPEVHARVLYELGCATLLTAPATTIDHLQLALSMPGLDGATRVDAVWRLSQALLHNNQLEDAVHTVEAEAARHPPGPVRLRLQAVQFMWEGLHTGETITPDRSERLAELAAGCTGRDNSERALLILRGFDAMARGENAEEVAELCDRALVNGRLAPGLGWTDTEWGIELLLMLASAYAYSDRLDRAEALYNEALRAYENAHWNGGHLALAYAYVGLGHRRRGRLREAEQALRESLAIAERVGRGLPLYWTATCNLVDTLLARGHVEEAWEIAERYGFAPPYPATIVIPDPRSVRGRLLLAAGRTKEGVAELEAAEQAAAVRGHHNPVMVPWAADLARALAVEDPDRAARLASDVRRQAERFGTDTAIGEALRCAAALETGPRAVALAAQAVTYLEASPCQYEHAAARVEHGIAAGSAAELRRGLALARSCGADGLADRARAALESNGFPLEEED from the coding sequence ATGACGGAGGTACGGCCGGGACCGGCCGCCTCGGCCTCCCTGTGGGAGCGCGACGAGGAAGTCACCGCCATCCTCCGTGCGGTGGAGGCCCTGTGCTCCGACCGCGCGTCCCACGGAGAACTGCTGGTCCTCCAGGGCGAGGCCGGGCTCGGCAAGACCACCCTGCTCGCCCGCACCCGCCGCATCGCCGAGGCACGCGGCTGCACCGTGTGGTCGGCGCGCGGCGGCGAGATCCTGCGCTCCGTCCCCTTCAACGTGGTGCGCCAACTCCTCCAGCCCGCACTGCTGTCGCTGATGCCCGAGGAGGCACGCGAGTACCTGGGCGAGTGGTACGGCATCGCCGGGCCCGCCCTCGGCATAGCGGAACCCGGCGGCGGGCAGGCCGACCCGCGGAGCGTGTGCGAGGGCCTGGTCGCCGCGGTGAGCCGGCTGGCCGGGCGGGACTGGCCGCTCGTACTGATGATCGACGACGTCCACTGGGCCGACGAGGAGAGCCTGCGCTGGCTCGCCGCCTTCGCCGGCCGCCTCACCGAGCTGTCCGTGCTCCTCGTCGTGACCCGCCGCCCCGGCGAAGTGAGCGGCGACAGCGCCCAGTTGCTGGAGACGGTCGCCGCCGCCGCGGGGGTCCGCACCCTCAGCTGCCTCTCCCCGGAGGCCACCGCCGCGCTCACCCGCACCACGCTCGGCGACCACGCCGACGGCCCGTTCTGCCGCGAGGTGTGGGCGGTCACCGACGGCAACCCCTACGACACCGTCGAACTCCTCGCCAAGGTCCGCGACAGCGAGATGGACCCGGTCGAGGCGCACGCGGGCGAACTGCGCGACCTGAACCGCTCCGCCCGCGGCGGCGGCCTCGTCGCCCGCCTGGAGGAACTCGGCATCGACGCCACCCGGTTCGCGTGGGCCGCCGCCATCCTGGGCACCGACATCTCCGTCCAGCTGGTCGCCCGGCTCGCGACCATGAACCGCGACGACGCCGCGCGCTGCGCCGAACTGCTGCGCGAGGCCCGCATCCTCACCGAGCCCGATCCGGCCACCGCGGGCGCCGACGAAGGCGACCTGGAGTTCGTGCACCCGCTCATCGCCACCGCCGTCTACAGCTCCATCCCGGACGCGCTGCGCACCGCCATGCACGGCATCGCCGCCCAAGTGGTCACCGACTCCGGTCTCGGCGCCGCTGCCGCCTCCCGGCATCTGCTCCAGGTCCACCCGGACGACGACGAGGAACTCGTCGAGCAGTTGCGGCAGGCCGCCCGCGAACACCTCGCCGTCGGCGCCCCGGAAGCCGCCCGCCGCTGCCTGGAGCGGGCCCTGCTGGAACCGCCCACTCCCGAGGTGCACGCACGCGTGCTGTACGAACTGGGCTGCGCCACCCTGCTCACCGCTCCGGCCACCACCATCGACCACCTCCAGCTGGCGCTGAGCATGCCCGGCCTGGACGGCGCCACCCGCGTGGACGCCGTCTGGCGGCTGTCCCAGGCGCTGCTGCACAACAACCAGCTGGAGGACGCCGTCCACACGGTCGAGGCCGAGGCCGCCCGGCACCCGCCGGGCCCCGTCCGGCTGCGCCTCCAGGCCGTCCAGTTCATGTGGGAGGGCCTGCACACCGGTGAGACCATCACCCCGGACCGCTCCGAACGGCTGGCCGAACTCGCCGCCGGCTGCACCGGACGCGACAACTCCGAGCGCGCCCTGCTGATCCTGCGCGGCTTCGACGCCATGGCACGCGGAGAGAACGCCGAGGAGGTCGCGGAGCTGTGCGACCGCGCCCTCGTCAACGGCCGCCTCGCCCCCGGACTCGGCTGGACCGACACCGAGTGGGGCATCGAACTGCTGCTGATGCTCGCCAGCGCCTATGCCTACAGCGACCGCCTCGACCGCGCCGAAGCCCTCTACAACGAAGCGCTGCGCGCCTACGAGAACGCCCACTGGAACGGCGGCCACCTCGCCCTCGCGTACGCCTACGTGGGCCTCGGCCACCGCAGGCGCGGCCGGCTGCGCGAGGCGGAGCAGGCCCTGCGCGAGTCGCTGGCCATCGCCGAACGCGTCGGCCGCGGGCTGCCGTTGTACTGGACCGCCACCTGCAACCTGGTGGACACCCTGCTCGCCCGCGGCCATGTCGAGGAGGCCTGGGAGATCGCGGAGCGGTACGGCTTCGCGCCGCCCTACCCGGCCACCATCGTCATCCCGGACCCGCGCAGCGTCCGCGGCCGGCTGCTGCTCGCCGCCGGCCGCACCAAAGAGGGCGTGGCCGAACTGGAGGCCGCCGAGCAGGCCGCCGCCGTGCGCGGCCACCACAATCCGGTCATGGTGCCCTGGGCGGCGGATCTGGCCCGCGCCCTCGCCGTCGAGGACCCGGACCGTGCCGCGCGGCTCGCCTCCGACGTGCGCCGCCAGGCCGAGCGGTTCGGCACCGACACCGCCATAGGGGAGGCCCTGCGCTGCGCCGCCGCGCTGGAGACCGGCCCGCGGGCGGTCGCTCTCGCCGCGCAGGCCGTCACCTACCTGGAGGCGTCACCCTGCCAGTACGAACACGCCGCCGCCCGCGTCGAGCACGGCATCGCCGCCGGGTCGGCGGCCGAGCTGCGGCGCGGTCTGGCACTGGCCCGGTCCTGCGGCGCGGACGGTCTGGCGGACCGTGCCCGCGCGGCACTGGAGTCGAACGGATTCCCGCTGGAAGAGGAGGACTGA
- the pcaDC gene encoding bifunctional 3-oxoadipate enol-lactonase/4-carboxymuconolactone decarboxylase PcaDC, which produces MTVHHRAEGPATAPALLLGPSLGTSSALWDRVAPELAASHRVVRWDLPGHGGSAAGLIGPGATVADLAALVLELADALGLERFAYAGVSLGGAVGLYLAVHHPERLTSLAVICSSAHFGGARPWRERAALVRREGLAALAASAGSRWFAGDFTVPELIRDHREADPEAYAACCDALAAFDLTGRLSEIRTPTLLIAGRQDPATPPAHLREIADAVPGAALTEIPGASHLAPAQCPEAVLTALRTQLDGPARQGMRVRREVLGDAHVDRAQARQTPFTARFQDFISRYAWGEIWTDPTLTRRERSMITMTALVAHGHHDELAMHVRAARRNGLTPEEIGAVLLQSAVYCGVPAANSAFAVAQRVLAEEPDAGGPGESGAG; this is translated from the coding sequence TTGACCGTGCACCACCGTGCCGAAGGCCCCGCCACGGCACCCGCCCTGCTGCTCGGCCCCTCCCTGGGCACCTCCTCGGCACTGTGGGACCGGGTCGCCCCGGAACTGGCCGCCTCCCACCGGGTGGTCCGCTGGGACCTGCCCGGACACGGCGGTTCGGCGGCCGGCCTGATCGGTCCGGGCGCGACCGTGGCCGACCTCGCCGCGCTGGTCCTGGAGCTGGCGGACGCGCTCGGCCTGGAGCGGTTCGCGTACGCCGGGGTGTCCCTGGGCGGTGCCGTGGGGCTGTATCTCGCCGTGCACCACCCCGAGCGCCTGACGTCCCTGGCGGTGATCTGCTCCTCGGCCCACTTCGGCGGGGCGCGGCCCTGGCGGGAGCGGGCCGCGCTGGTGCGCCGGGAGGGGCTCGCCGCGCTGGCCGCGAGCGCCGGATCCCGCTGGTTCGCCGGTGACTTCACCGTGCCCGAGCTGATCCGCGACCACCGGGAGGCCGACCCGGAGGCGTACGCCGCCTGCTGCGACGCGCTGGCCGCCTTCGACCTCACCGGCAGGCTCTCCGAGATCCGCACGCCCACGCTGCTGATCGCGGGCCGCCAGGACCCGGCGACACCGCCCGCGCATCTGCGGGAGATCGCCGACGCGGTGCCCGGCGCGGCCCTCACCGAGATCCCGGGCGCCTCGCACCTGGCACCCGCGCAGTGCCCCGAGGCCGTGCTGACCGCGCTGCGCACTCAGCTGGACGGCCCCGCCCGGCAGGGCATGCGGGTCCGGCGCGAGGTGCTGGGTGACGCGCACGTGGACCGCGCCCAGGCCCGGCAGACCCCGTTCACGGCCCGCTTCCAGGACTTCATCTCCCGCTACGCCTGGGGCGAGATCTGGACCGACCCCACGCTCACCCGGCGCGAACGCAGCATGATCACCATGACCGCGCTGGTCGCCCACGGCCACCACGACGAGCTGGCGATGCACGTCCGCGCGGCGCGACGCAACGGGCTGACCCCCGAGGAGATCGGCGCGGTGCTCCTGCAGAGCGCGGTGTACTGCGGGGTGCCCGCGGCCAACTCGGCGTTCGCGGTGGCCCAGCGGGTGCTGGCGGAGGAGCCGGACGCGGGCGGGCCGGGCGAGTCGGGAGCGGGCTGA
- the pcaB gene encoding 3-carboxy-cis,cis-muconate cycloisomerase — MTPPAPRPDSTRAEAGLLAPGWTGSAAAAATGDAAFLSALLEAEAALTRAQSALGLVPEGAAEAVTRAADPARFDLPALAERARGGGNPVIPLAADLTAAVTEAAGEEYGACVHRGATSQDIMDTAAMLVAARTLDLVLADLARTEAALARTAAAHRDTVLPGRTLTQHAVPTTFGLKAAGWRSLVLDARDRVARVRDALPVQLGGAAGTLAAFAAYGAEDPAALVTAYARELGLRAPLLPWHTLRTPVADLAGCLAFTAGALGKTAADVLTLCRTEIAELAEGSGGGSSAMPHKANPVRSTLIAAAARRAPQLAATLYASMAAEDERPAGAWHAEWEPLRDLLRLVGGAARDAAELAEGLRVDAGAMRAHLGLTHGLIVSERLSAELSGVLGRARARELLTELARRAYAEDRPLAGLLAEVPELRDTDLAGPTDPTRYTGCAGTLTDRALERR, encoded by the coding sequence GTGACACCACCCGCACCACGACCCGACAGCACCCGCGCCGAGGCCGGGCTGCTCGCGCCCGGCTGGACCGGTTCCGCCGCGGCGGCGGCGACCGGCGACGCCGCCTTCCTGAGCGCGCTGCTGGAGGCGGAGGCCGCGCTCACCCGGGCGCAGTCCGCGCTCGGCCTCGTCCCCGAGGGCGCGGCCGAGGCGGTGACCCGGGCCGCCGACCCGGCCCGCTTCGACCTGCCCGCACTGGCCGAACGCGCCCGCGGCGGCGGCAATCCCGTGATCCCGCTGGCCGCCGACCTGACCGCGGCGGTGACCGAGGCGGCGGGCGAGGAGTACGGCGCCTGCGTGCACCGGGGCGCGACCAGCCAGGACATCATGGACACGGCCGCGATGCTGGTCGCCGCGCGCACCCTGGACCTGGTCCTCGCCGACCTGGCCCGCACCGAGGCCGCCCTCGCCCGCACGGCCGCCGCGCACCGCGACACCGTGCTGCCCGGCCGGACGCTGACCCAGCACGCCGTGCCGACCACGTTCGGGCTGAAGGCGGCCGGCTGGCGCTCGCTCGTCCTGGACGCCCGGGACCGCGTCGCGCGCGTACGGGACGCGCTGCCGGTGCAACTGGGCGGCGCGGCGGGCACCTTGGCGGCGTTCGCGGCCTACGGCGCCGAGGACCCGGCCGCGCTGGTGACGGCGTACGCCCGCGAACTCGGGCTGCGCGCCCCGCTGCTGCCCTGGCACACTCTGCGCACCCCGGTCGCCGACCTGGCCGGCTGCCTCGCCTTCACGGCGGGCGCCCTGGGCAAGACGGCGGCCGATGTGCTGACGCTGTGCCGCACCGAGATCGCCGAGCTGGCCGAGGGCAGCGGCGGCGGCTCCTCGGCCATGCCGCACAAGGCGAACCCGGTGCGCTCCACCCTGATCGCCGCCGCCGCCCGGCGCGCCCCTCAGCTCGCGGCCACGCTGTACGCGTCCATGGCCGCCGAGGACGAGCGCCCCGCGGGCGCCTGGCACGCCGAATGGGAGCCGCTGCGCGATCTGCTGCGGCTGGTGGGCGGCGCGGCCCGCGACGCGGCGGAGCTGGCCGAGGGGCTGCGGGTGGACGCCGGTGCGATGCGCGCGCACCTCGGCCTCACCCACGGACTGATCGTCTCGGAGCGGCTGTCGGCCGAACTGTCCGGGGTGCTCGGCCGCGCCCGCGCCCGGGAACTCCTCACCGAACTGGCCCGCCGGGCCTACGCCGAGGACCGACCGCTCGCCGGACTCCTCGCCGAGGTGCCGGAGTTGCGGGACACCGACCTGGCGGGCCCGACCGACCCCACCCGTTACACCGGCTGCGCCGGAACCCTCACCGACCGTGCTCTGGAGCGACGTTGA
- the pcaG gene encoding protocatechuate 3,4-dioxygenase subunit alpha: MTTTGTGRPEGAAPTPSHTVGPFYGYALPFPGGEDVAPHGHPDTVTVHGYVTDGEGRPLPDALIETWGPDPQGRIPAVDGSMRRDPASGGFLGRNGVEFTGFGRIQTDADGHWYVRTLRPGARGGNAPYLSVCVFARGLLVHLFTRIYLPGDDAALAADPLLSQLDEQRRATLIAAREDSGAYRFDIRLQGEGETVFLEFR; encoded by the coding sequence ATGACGACGACCGGCACCGGCCGCCCCGAGGGCGCGGCACCCACCCCCTCACACACCGTGGGCCCCTTCTACGGCTACGCGCTGCCCTTCCCCGGCGGCGAGGACGTCGCGCCCCACGGCCATCCGGACACCGTCACCGTGCACGGGTACGTGACCGACGGCGAGGGCCGTCCGCTGCCCGACGCGCTGATCGAGACATGGGGCCCGGACCCGCAGGGGCGCATACCCGCCGTGGACGGCTCGATGCGGCGCGACCCGGCCTCCGGCGGCTTCCTCGGCCGCAACGGCGTGGAGTTCACCGGCTTCGGCCGGATCCAGACCGACGCGGACGGCCACTGGTACGTGCGCACCCTGCGGCCCGGCGCCCGCGGGGGCAACGCCCCGTACCTGAGCGTCTGCGTCTTCGCGCGCGGCCTGCTCGTGCACCTGTTCACCCGCATCTACCTGCCCGGCGACGACGCCGCCCTGGCCGCCGATCCGCTGCTCTCCCAGCTGGACGAGCAACGGCGCGCCACGCTGATCGCGGCGCGCGAGGACAGCGGGGCATACCGTTTCGACATCCGCCTTCAGGGCGAGGGCGAGACGGTCTTCCTGGAGTTCCGGTGA
- the pcaH gene encoding protocatechuate 3,4-dioxygenase subunit beta, whose protein sequence is MTLTQQDIDQEIAAEHAAYEKRLAQGAPVEHHPRRDYAPYRSSVLRHPKQPLVAIDTARDPELVELTSPAFGERDLTETDNDLTRQHTGEPVGERITVSGRLLDRAGRPVRGQLVEIWQANSAGRYAHRREQHDAPLDPNFTGVGRTLTDADGRYRFTTIQPGPYPWRNHLNAWRPAHIHFSVFGAAFTQRLVTQMYFPNDPLFPYDPILRSVTDDAARQRLVAAYDHSLSVPEFSLGYRWDIVLDGPAATWLEEGR, encoded by the coding sequence ATGACCCTCACCCAGCAGGACATCGACCAGGAGATCGCGGCCGAGCACGCCGCGTACGAGAAGCGGCTCGCCCAGGGCGCCCCCGTCGAGCACCACCCGCGCCGCGACTACGCGCCCTACCGCTCCTCGGTGCTGCGCCACCCGAAGCAGCCGCTGGTGGCCATCGACACCGCCCGGGACCCGGAACTGGTCGAGCTGACCTCGCCCGCCTTCGGCGAACGGGACCTCACCGAGACCGACAACGACCTCACCCGGCAGCACACCGGGGAACCGGTCGGCGAACGCATCACCGTCTCGGGCCGGCTCCTGGACCGCGCCGGACGTCCGGTGCGCGGCCAGCTCGTCGAGATCTGGCAGGCCAACTCAGCGGGCCGCTACGCCCATCGGCGCGAGCAGCACGACGCCCCGCTCGACCCGAACTTCACCGGCGTCGGCCGCACCCTGACCGACGCCGACGGCCGCTACCGCTTCACCACCATCCAGCCCGGCCCCTACCCGTGGCGCAACCACCTCAACGCCTGGCGGCCCGCGCACATCCACTTCTCCGTCTTCGGCGCGGCGTTCACCCAGCGTCTGGTGACGCAGATGTACTTCCCGAACGACCCGCTCTTCCCGTACGACCCGATCCTCCGGTCCGTGACGGACGACGCCGCCCGGCAGCGGCTGGTCGCCGCCTACGACCACAGCCTGTCCGTACCGGAGTTCTCCCTCGGCTACCGCTGGGACATCGTGCTCGACGGCCCCGCCGCCACCTGGCTCGAAGAAGGGCGCTGA
- a CDS encoding acetyl-CoA C-acyltransferase encodes MTRTVYVVDAVRTPFGRYGGALAQVRPDDLAAHALRALLARTPGLDPARIEDVYLGNANGAGEENRNVGRMAALLAGLPTSVPGVTVNRLCASGLEAVVQAARAVAVGDASVVVAGGVESMTRAPYVLPKAEGPFPAGHTELYSTTLGWRMVNPRMEPQWTVPLGESAELIAGKHAISRAQQDEFALHSHRKAAAAQRAGLFDAELAPLTLPRRKGEPVVFAADESVRPDTSPAALAALKPAFRTEGGTVTAGNASPLNDGAAALLLTDEEGLRATGREPLARISATGVSATDPHYFGLAPVEAVRRALARAGRSFADLDVLELNEAFAAQVLGCLAEWPALDPAVLNPQGGAIALGHPLGASGARLAGTVAHQLARKGSGTGMATLCIGVGQGLALVLER; translated from the coding sequence ATGACCAGGACCGTCTATGTCGTCGACGCCGTCCGCACCCCCTTCGGCCGCTACGGCGGCGCCCTGGCCCAGGTGCGCCCGGACGACCTGGCCGCGCACGCCCTGCGCGCGCTCCTCGCCCGCACCCCCGGCCTGGACCCGGCGCGGATCGAGGACGTGTACCTCGGCAACGCCAACGGCGCGGGCGAGGAGAACCGCAACGTCGGCCGCATGGCCGCCCTGCTCGCCGGGCTGCCCACCTCCGTGCCCGGCGTGACCGTCAACCGGCTGTGCGCCTCCGGCCTGGAGGCGGTGGTCCAGGCGGCCCGCGCCGTCGCCGTCGGGGACGCCTCCGTCGTCGTGGCGGGCGGGGTCGAGTCCATGACCCGCGCCCCCTACGTACTGCCCAAGGCGGAGGGCCCCTTCCCGGCCGGGCACACCGAGCTGTACTCGACCACGCTGGGCTGGCGCATGGTCAACCCGCGTATGGAGCCGCAGTGGACGGTCCCGCTGGGCGAGTCCGCCGAACTGATCGCCGGCAAGCACGCGATCAGCCGCGCGCAGCAGGACGAGTTCGCCCTGCACAGCCACCGCAAGGCCGCCGCCGCGCAGCGGGCCGGGCTGTTCGACGCCGAGCTGGCGCCGCTGACGCTGCCCCGGCGCAAGGGCGAGCCGGTGGTGTTCGCCGCCGACGAGTCCGTACGGCCGGACACCTCCCCGGCGGCGCTGGCGGCCCTGAAACCGGCGTTCCGCACGGAAGGCGGCACGGTCACCGCGGGCAACGCCTCCCCGCTGAACGACGGCGCCGCCGCCCTGCTGCTGACCGACGAGGAGGGTCTGCGGGCCACCGGCCGCGAGCCACTGGCCCGGATCTCGGCCACCGGTGTCAGCGCCACCGACCCGCACTACTTCGGGCTCGCCCCCGTCGAGGCCGTCCGGCGCGCCCTGGCCAGGGCCGGGAGGAGCTTCGCCGACCTGGACGTCCTCGAACTCAACGAGGCGTTCGCCGCGCAGGTGCTCGGCTGCCTCGCCGAGTGGCCCGCGCTCGACCCGGCCGTCCTCAATCCGCAGGGCGGCGCCATCGCCCTCGGCCACCCGCTCGGCGCCTCGGGCGCCCGGCTCGCCGGCACCGTCGCCCACCAGCTCGCCCGCAAGGGCTCGGGCACCGGCATGGCCACCCTCTGCATCGGCGTCGGACAGGGCCTCGCCCTCGTCCTGGAGCGCTAG